Proteins from a single region of Neodiprion virginianus isolate iyNeoVirg1 chromosome 4, iyNeoVirg1.1, whole genome shotgun sequence:
- the LOC124303455 gene encoding chymotrypsin inhibitor — protein sequence MLKLTVTVLLLVSLTFTFSDAQRSGCKNGAVFTMCGTCERTCDTLDTVCTMECRIGCYCPQNYVRNNEGECIPITEC from the exons ATGCTGAAGTTGACAGTTACGGTGCTTTTACTAGTTTCACTGACGTTCACATTTTCGG ACGCGCAAAGGTCGGGATGTAAAAATGGCGCCGTGTTCACGATGTGCGGAACGTGTGAAAGAACCTGCGACACTCTCGATACAGTTTGTACAATG GAATGTCGAATAGGTTGTTACTGTCCTCAGAATTACGTACGGAATAACGAGGGCGAATGCATTCCGATCACGGAATGTTGA
- the LOC124302025 gene encoding protein rtoA-like gives MTTTNCAPCSPICNVETRACPDYCVEGGSFCICESGYYLPYENSTYCVSKSSCPTCGNAASESQSQSESESNSESTAGPESKTESESETKSESESKSGPESTAKSEAESGSNSESTAGPETKSGSKDKSESNAGSEAKKGPESTGKSESESGSNSESTAGPESKTESESETESESESKSGPESTGKSEAESGSNSESTAGPETKSGSKDKSESNAGSEAKKGPESTGKSESESGSNSESTAGPETKSGSKDKSESNAGSEAEKGSESERKSESESKSGPESTGKSESESESNSESTAGPETKSGSKDKSESNAGSEGSKDKSESTCDSESKSGSKGKSESNSGTNSKSDTTGPSKSIDNAKSTLESKVKSNDGSESKSDTTGPSKSIDDAKSTLESKVNSIDDAKSTLESKVNSIDDAKSTLESKVNSIDDAKSTLESKVNSIDDAKSTLESKVNSIDDTKSTLESKVKSNDGSDSKSETTEPSKSNDGSDSKSEKTEPSKSIDDSKSKLESKGKSESNSGSESKSETTEPSKSIDDSKSELESNAESELKLI, from the exons ATGACGACTACTAATTGCGCACCATGTAGTCCGATCTGTAACGTTGAAACCAGAGCGTGTCCGGAT TATTGCGTAGAAGGGGGAAGCTTCTGCATATGCGAATCTGGATACTACCTCCCGTACGAAAACAGCACTTACTGCGTTTCGAAAAGCTCTTGTCCTACGTGTGGGAATGCTGCGTCAGAATCACAGTCACAATCAGAATCAGAATCAAATTCAGAATCAACCGCGGGACCAGAATCGAAAACAGAATCAGAATCTGAAACAAAATCGGAGTCGGAATCCAAATCAGGACCAGAATCAACCGCTAAATCAGAAGCAGAATCAGGATCAAATTCAGAATCAACCGCAGGACCAGAAACGAAATCAGGATCAAAAGACAAATCAGAATCAAATGCTGGATCAGAAGCGAAAAAAGGACCAGAATCAACCGGTAAATCAGAATCGGAATCAGGATCAAATTCAGAATCAACCGCAGGACCAGAATCGAAAACAGAATCAGAATCTGAAACGGAATCGGAATCGGAATCAAAATCAGGACCAGAATCAACCGGTAAATCAGAAGCGGAATCAGGATCAAATTCAGAATCAACCGCAGGACCAGAAACGAAATCAGGATCAAAAGACAAATCAGAATCAAATGCTGGATCAGAAGCGAAAAAAGGACCAGAATCAACCGGTAAATCAGAATCGGAATCAGGATCAAATTCAGAATCAACCGCAGGACCAGAAACGAAATCAGGATCAAAAGACAAATCAGAATCAAATGCTGGATCAGAAGCGGAAAAAGGATCAGAATCTGAAAGAAAATCGGAGTCGGAATCCAAATCAGGACCAGAATCAACCGGTAAATCAGAATCGGAATCAGAATCAAATTCAGAATCAACCGCAGGACCAGAAACGAAATCAGGATCAAAAGACAAATCAGAATCAAATGCTGGATCAGAAGGATCAAAAGACAAATCAGAATCAACTTGTGATTCGGAATCGAAATCAGGATCAAAAGGAAAATCAGAATCAAATAGTggaacaaattcaaaatcagaCACAACGGGACCGTCAAAATCAATTGACAATGCAAAATCAACATTAGAAtcaaaagtaaaatcaaatgaTGGATCAGAATCGAAATCAGACACAACCGGACCGTCAAAATCAATTGACGATGCAAAATCAACATTAGAATCAAAAGTAAACTCAATCGACGATGCAAAATCAACATTAGAatcaaaagtaaattcaatTGACGATGCAAAATCAACATTGGAATCAAAAGTAAACTCAATCGACGATGCAAAATCAACATTAGAatcaaaagtaaattcaatCGACGATGCAAAATCAACATTAGAATCAAAAGTAAACTCAATTGACGATACAAAATCAACATTAGAAtcaaaagtaaaatcaaatgaCGGATCAGATTCGAAATCAGAAACAACCGAACCGTCGAAATCAAATGATGGATCAGATTCGAAATCAGAAAAAACGGAACCATCAAAATCAATTGAcgattcaaaatcaaaattagaATCAAAAGGAAAATCAGAATCAAATTCTGGCTCAGAGTCGAAATCAGAAACAACAGAACCATCAAAATCAATCGACGATTCAAAATCCGAATTAGAATCAAATGCTGAATCagagttgaaattaatataa